A genomic stretch from Candidatus Eisenbacteria bacterium includes:
- a CDS encoding TSUP family transporter → MNFNILYILGIAVVIFLASAIQSAVGFAFALFAAPLLIWMGMPLPHVIATMAVCSFLQSVLGASRLRASVPWKSSLVATATRTVMVGVGLLALRSIVSWDPMVIKMIVGFILCVLVGIQMIGRKPPVESVHWIWGGLAFSSSGILAGVSGMGGPPLVLWSLAHNWSAEKTRGFLFAVFATSIPVQLALLYIAFGPDILHSVLLALLLTPAVFLGASIGMPIGNRMSKPALRKIINIILLIIGLASIIPAVIHGVWG, encoded by the coding sequence ATGAATTTTAACATTCTATATATCCTAGGCATTGCTGTCGTCATATTTCTGGCCAGTGCCATTCAGAGCGCCGTTGGCTTCGCCTTTGCTTTGTTTGCGGCTCCTTTACTTATCTGGATGGGTATGCCGCTGCCCCATGTGATTGCGACGATGGCTGTTTGTTCCTTTCTTCAATCAGTCTTGGGCGCCAGCCGGCTTCGCGCCTCGGTGCCATGGAAATCCTCATTGGTAGCGACGGCGACGCGAACCGTCATGGTCGGGGTAGGCTTGCTGGCTCTCAGAAGTATCGTTTCATGGGATCCGATGGTGATTAAAATGATCGTCGGCTTCATCTTGTGTGTCCTGGTGGGGATCCAAATGATCGGCCGAAAACCACCAGTAGAATCTGTTCACTGGATTTGGGGTGGTTTGGCTTTCAGCTCGAGTGGGATCTTGGCCGGGGTGAGTGGAATGGGCGGCCCACCCTTGGTCCTATGGTCACTGGCCCATAACTGGTCAGCCGAAAAGACGAGAGGATTTCTTTTCGCTGTTTTCGCCACTTCAATCCCCGTACAGCTTGCTTTGCTCTATATAGCTTTTGGCCCGGATATCCTCCATAGCGTGCTCCTTGCCCTGCTATTGACGCCAGCTGTCTTTCTGGGCGCCAGTATCGGAATGCCGATCGGCAACCGGATGTCAAAGCCCGCCTTGCGTAAAATCATTAACATAATCTTGTTGATCATCGGCCTTGCCTCTATCATTCCCGCGGTGATTCATGGGGTGTGGGGATGA
- the rsgA gene encoding ribosome small subunit-dependent GTPase A, giving the protein MDLGKLGFDSWFQERWEELKTTEFKLARVTTVDRERYLVRDEMNEIPAQLAGKLMFSTESSLEWPCVGDWVLVQYHNDGTMAIIQNLLPRKSTLKRKAAGRDISFQIIASNLDVAFIVQSCDTNFNLRRLDRYLVIANQERIEPVILLSKSDLNNPQELERKIEEIRDSGIQNRVITFSNTTGAGLNLIRQTLEKGKTYCLLGSSGVGKTTLLNHLLGGEQFETYPVREKDGRGRHTTVRRQLIMLDNGAMIIDNPGMRELAIMDAGDGVDESFSDIRELSDGCRFRDCTHTIEAGCAILKAVENGDISEERHRSYLKLLKESNYHKMSYMERRRKDKQFGAFCKNAMKHRKNK; this is encoded by the coding sequence ATGGATCTTGGGAAGCTTGGTTTCGACAGCTGGTTTCAGGAGCGCTGGGAAGAGCTGAAAACCACGGAGTTTAAGCTTGCCCGTGTCACGACGGTCGACCGGGAACGATATCTGGTGCGGGATGAAATGAATGAGATCCCAGCTCAACTGGCCGGCAAGCTTATGTTTTCAACCGAATCGAGTTTGGAATGGCCGTGTGTGGGAGACTGGGTTTTGGTTCAGTATCATAATGACGGCACGATGGCCATTATTCAAAATCTGCTCCCTCGAAAATCCACTCTAAAAAGGAAAGCCGCCGGTAGGGATATCTCTTTTCAGATCATAGCCTCTAATCTCGATGTGGCCTTTATCGTTCAATCTTGTGACACCAATTTCAATTTACGGAGACTCGATCGCTATTTGGTGATAGCGAATCAGGAGCGGATTGAGCCGGTCATTCTTCTGAGTAAGAGTGATTTAAATAATCCTCAGGAGTTGGAGCGGAAGATTGAAGAGATTCGGGATTCTGGTATTCAAAATAGAGTCATAACATTCAGCAATACGACAGGCGCCGGATTGAATCTAATCCGCCAAACGCTGGAAAAAGGGAAAACCTATTGCCTCTTGGGATCCTCCGGCGTTGGCAAGACAACGCTGTTGAATCATCTGCTGGGCGGCGAACAGTTTGAGACCTACCCGGTTCGCGAAAAGGATGGCAGGGGAAGACACACGACAGTACGGCGCCAACTGATCATGCTCGATAACGGCGCCATGATAATTGATAATCCCGGAATGAGAGAGCTCGCCATAATGGACGCCGGAGACGGAGTCGATGAGAGTTTCTCGGACATTCGGGAATTGTCGGACGGCTGCCGATTTAGAGACTGCACACATACGATCGAGGCGGGATGCGCGATTCTTAAAGCTGTTGAGAATGGAGATATCAGCGAAGAGCGCCACCGAAGTTATCTGAAACTATTGAAGGAATCGAATTACCATAAGATGTCTTATATGGAACGGCGGAGAAAGGACAAGCAGTTTGGAGCGTTTTGCAAAAACGCAATGAAGCACAGGAAGAATAAATAA